From the Pseudarthrobacter sp. MM222 genome, one window contains:
- a CDS encoding FtsK/SpoIIIE domain-containing protein, whose protein sequence is MRVLIDLDERRFECEVAHAAPATTLADFVEAAGGPRLAPDEAVFVDDAEVRGSTPVSELIFLEGSRISREPWPTPQRVRGWSVTLAGGQRTGGVTDVPQGREMLIGRSPHADLSLPTGSASWDHCRLRREEDGLRVLDGGSTNGTLVNGEPVGEDGVLVTETATITAGGTVLLLRRSLDETPAPAPGSLNNLTPAATAPFNRPPRPGQARPGDTLVPPSRKEVPPASKFSYITVLAPLVMAGAMVLLLGDMRFAMFAMLSPVMAVGMWFEQKRRHARGLKEEDARFAGAIQEFEQQVRAAAAVETARRHRMIPDPATVVRRPALPATSLWQRRADADDFLALHAGTGDVPWKPEVDRATGGRLDEKVKESLAAARLQAAPVLVDLTDAGVVGIVGLREGALALARSLLAQAAVHVGPADLTVGVFCDAGRADEWEWASWLPHTRQAGSSTGERWMSAHRETSVAMLRTLKDAVQELPTPALLVLLDSEVLTEGRDAPARALLGTGRSMPGVHVIPQQRPPRVAGIVIASSEEQLPASCTTIIRVGEDAAATVDQPEDLTRVEDVILAGLDQEEALRCAMRVAHFDDPELSVPGASLPPLVRLPGLLGYDRPDSTTIRRLWQAPTEFSTPIGTGENGTLTLDLVKDGPHGLVGGTTGSGKSEFLRSLVAGLAARNDPTRLNFILVDFKGGAAFKACERLPHTIGTISNLDEQLADRALRALEAEMERRQRVFAEAGEGIDNLTAYLATKPAEPMPRLLLVIDEFAMLAKDFPDVLKALVSVGAVGRTLGVHMILATQRPAGVVSEDILANTNLRVALRVQSRDDSNNVIGVPAASAIGRAQMGRAFVKLGQDDITPVQTALVTGRAQLGGGSAVDVREVRQFGVPVPAAAPPRAAAVDENDLDLLIDAVVEANAEAGYARPRQVWPEALGERVELEGFLPQPDGGFPAELSGSSTDPAPRLLPVVGAVQGSSVLVTIVDEPDLQRQSAGGWDMSMGNLMLMGVAGSGTSTTLASIALTLAKDADPAELDLMILDLGSRELEALEGLPHTVAYVGTGAGAKEQQARFLRHLHTELENRRADPGRRRRTVVLLDGLASLRDEFQDFEGQQLLSLLYRAYADGPALGLSFAVSTTRAKAVPSAMNEVTLQKWLFRLADAYDYSSLGVRGKEIPAALPGRCVDPRTSLQMHVATPGIGVEAAVERVRQVWAHAPAKTAAIRRLPTDVTMLELGVEPRLEAEPWLIPVGIREADLAPAFLEIYEGEHALIAGPARSGKSTLLLALAAALRGVASSRGPAQVWGICDRRSPLAHAGLDRVAVGTDEVPGLLASLRLERGTVFLLIDDAERFEDADQSIAGVVTSGQPGLCIIAAGRAADLRGLYSHWTKTLRKSRLGVLLQPDVDYDGELLGAVLPRRAPVALTPGRGYIGVGGQLALIQSMSAGG, encoded by the coding sequence GTGCGTGTGCTGATCGACCTGGACGAGCGTCGCTTTGAGTGCGAGGTGGCTCACGCCGCGCCGGCCACCACGCTGGCGGACTTCGTGGAGGCCGCCGGCGGCCCGCGGCTGGCACCCGATGAGGCGGTGTTTGTGGACGACGCCGAGGTGCGTGGTTCCACCCCCGTCTCGGAGCTGATCTTCCTGGAGGGCAGCCGCATCTCGCGGGAGCCGTGGCCGACTCCGCAGCGCGTGCGCGGTTGGAGCGTGACGCTCGCCGGCGGGCAGCGCACCGGCGGTGTGACCGACGTTCCGCAGGGGCGCGAGATGCTCATCGGCCGGTCCCCGCACGCCGATTTGAGCCTTCCCACCGGGAGCGCGTCATGGGACCACTGCCGATTGCGCCGCGAAGAGGACGGCTTACGGGTGCTGGATGGCGGGTCCACGAACGGCACCCTCGTCAATGGCGAACCCGTCGGGGAGGACGGGGTCCTGGTCACCGAAACCGCCACGATCACGGCGGGAGGCACGGTGCTCCTCCTGCGCCGGTCCCTGGACGAGACGCCCGCCCCGGCGCCCGGCAGCTTGAACAACCTCACGCCGGCGGCGACCGCGCCCTTCAACCGGCCGCCTCGCCCCGGGCAGGCCCGGCCGGGCGACACCCTGGTCCCGCCGAGCCGCAAGGAAGTGCCGCCAGCCAGCAAGTTCAGCTACATCACGGTGCTGGCGCCCCTCGTGATGGCCGGGGCGATGGTTTTGCTTCTGGGGGACATGCGCTTCGCGATGTTCGCCATGCTCAGCCCAGTGATGGCCGTGGGCATGTGGTTCGAACAAAAGCGCCGTCATGCCCGGGGCCTCAAGGAAGAGGACGCGCGCTTCGCCGGGGCGATCCAGGAGTTCGAGCAGCAGGTCCGCGCGGCTGCAGCGGTTGAGACCGCACGACGTCATCGGATGATCCCCGATCCCGCGACCGTAGTCCGGCGCCCCGCACTCCCCGCCACGTCACTGTGGCAGCGCCGCGCAGACGCCGACGACTTCCTGGCCCTGCACGCCGGCACAGGTGACGTCCCCTGGAAGCCCGAAGTGGACCGCGCGACAGGCGGGCGGCTGGACGAGAAGGTGAAGGAGTCCCTTGCGGCCGCGCGCCTGCAGGCCGCGCCCGTGCTCGTGGACCTAACCGACGCCGGCGTGGTGGGCATCGTGGGGCTGCGGGAGGGGGCCCTGGCCCTCGCGCGATCCCTCCTTGCCCAGGCCGCGGTGCACGTGGGCCCAGCAGACCTGACCGTCGGCGTCTTCTGCGACGCCGGGCGCGCCGACGAATGGGAATGGGCCTCTTGGCTGCCGCACACGCGCCAGGCCGGGAGCAGCACGGGGGAGCGGTGGATGTCCGCGCACCGCGAGACGAGCGTCGCCATGCTCCGGACACTCAAGGATGCAGTCCAGGAGTTGCCCACACCCGCTTTGCTGGTCCTCCTGGACTCCGAGGTGCTCACGGAGGGCAGGGACGCCCCGGCACGCGCGCTGCTCGGCACGGGCCGGTCCATGCCAGGGGTTCACGTAATCCCGCAGCAGCGCCCGCCCCGGGTGGCGGGCATCGTCATCGCGTCCTCGGAGGAGCAGTTGCCGGCCTCCTGCACCACGATCATCAGGGTGGGGGAGGACGCCGCGGCCACTGTGGACCAGCCGGAGGACCTGACCCGCGTGGAGGACGTCATCCTGGCGGGCCTGGACCAGGAGGAGGCCCTGCGCTGCGCCATGCGCGTGGCGCACTTCGATGATCCGGAGCTGAGCGTGCCCGGCGCCTCCCTGCCCCCGCTCGTGCGGCTGCCCGGGCTCCTCGGCTACGACCGCCCGGACTCGACCACGATCCGCCGCCTGTGGCAGGCTCCGACCGAATTTTCCACGCCGATCGGCACAGGGGAGAACGGCACCCTGACCCTGGACCTGGTCAAGGACGGCCCGCACGGCCTGGTCGGCGGCACCACCGGCTCCGGCAAGTCTGAGTTTCTCCGCTCTCTCGTTGCAGGCCTCGCGGCACGCAACGATCCGACCCGCCTGAACTTCATCCTCGTCGACTTCAAAGGCGGGGCGGCGTTCAAGGCATGCGAACGCCTCCCGCATACCATCGGCACGATCTCCAACCTGGACGAGCAGCTCGCTGACCGGGCCCTCCGGGCCCTGGAGGCCGAGATGGAGCGCCGCCAGAGGGTCTTCGCAGAGGCCGGCGAGGGCATCGACAACCTGACCGCCTATCTGGCCACGAAGCCGGCCGAGCCGATGCCCCGGCTGCTGCTCGTGATCGACGAGTTCGCTATGCTTGCCAAGGACTTCCCGGACGTGCTCAAGGCGCTCGTCAGCGTGGGTGCAGTGGGCCGCACCCTGGGTGTGCACATGATCCTGGCGACACAGCGCCCGGCCGGCGTCGTCAGCGAGGACATCCTCGCGAATACGAACCTTCGGGTGGCCCTGCGCGTGCAGAGCCGCGACGACTCCAACAACGTCATCGGTGTGCCCGCCGCCTCGGCGATCGGCCGGGCCCAGATGGGCCGCGCATTTGTGAAACTGGGCCAGGACGACATCACGCCCGTACAGACAGCCCTCGTGACCGGACGGGCGCAGCTCGGGGGCGGCTCCGCCGTGGACGTGCGCGAGGTACGCCAGTTTGGCGTCCCCGTGCCCGCCGCAGCGCCACCGCGGGCTGCGGCCGTGGACGAGAACGACCTGGACCTCCTCATCGACGCGGTTGTCGAAGCCAACGCCGAGGCAGGGTACGCCCGGCCACGGCAGGTCTGGCCCGAGGCCCTGGGCGAGCGCGTGGAGCTGGAGGGTTTTCTCCCTCAGCCGGACGGCGGTTTCCCTGCCGAACTGTCCGGCTCTTCCACCGACCCGGCACCCCGGCTCCTGCCGGTGGTGGGCGCCGTCCAAGGCTCCTCTGTCCTGGTGACGATCGTGGACGAGCCGGACCTGCAGCGCCAGTCCGCGGGGGGATGGGACATGTCCATGGGGAACCTGATGCTCATGGGTGTGGCCGGCTCCGGCACGAGCACCACGTTGGCCTCGATCGCGCTGACACTGGCGAAGGACGCCGATCCGGCCGAGCTGGATCTGATGATCCTCGACTTGGGCTCCCGTGAGCTTGAGGCGCTCGAAGGCCTGCCGCACACCGTGGCGTATGTGGGAACCGGTGCCGGTGCCAAGGAGCAGCAGGCCCGCTTCCTGCGGCACCTGCACACAGAGCTGGAGAACCGCCGAGCGGATCCTGGCAGGCGCCGCCGCACGGTGGTGCTGCTGGACGGCTTGGCCTCGCTGCGGGATGAGTTCCAGGATTTCGAAGGGCAGCAGCTGCTGTCCCTGCTGTACCGGGCCTACGCGGACGGCCCGGCACTGGGTCTGTCCTTCGCTGTCTCCACCACACGCGCCAAGGCGGTGCCCTCGGCCATGAACGAGGTGACCCTGCAGAAGTGGCTCTTCCGGCTGGCGGACGCCTACGACTACTCCTCGCTCGGCGTCCGGGGCAAGGAGATCCCTGCCGCGCTTCCTGGCCGCTGCGTGGATCCCCGCACCTCGCTCCAAATGCATGTGGCCACCCCCGGCATCGGGGTCGAGGCTGCGGTGGAACGTGTGCGGCAGGTCTGGGCGCATGCGCCCGCGAAGACCGCGGCCATCAGGCGCCTGCCCACCGACGTCACGATGCTTGAGCTCGGCGTGGAACCCCGGCTGGAGGCCGAGCCTTGGCTCATCCCGGTGGGAATACGGGAGGCGGACCTCGCCCCCGCGTTCCTGGAGATCTACGAGGGCGAGCACGCGCTTATCGCCGGGCCCGCCCGTTCGGGTAAGTCCACGCTGCTGCTTGCCCTGGCCGCAGCCCTGCGGGGGGTTGCCAGCTCCCGGGGGCCGGCGCAAGTGTGGGGCATCTGCGATCGCCGCTCGCCCTTGGCCCATGCCGGCCTGGATCGCGTAGCCGTGGGCACGGACGAGGTGCCGGGCCTGCTGGCCTCCTTGCGGCTCGAGCGCGGCACAGTGTTTCTCCTGATCGACGACGCGGAGCGATTCGAGGACGCCGATCAGTCCATCGCGGGGGTCGTGACGTCCGGGCAGCCGGGGCTTTGTATCATTGCGGCCGGACGGGCCGCGGATCTCCGCGGGCTGTACAGTCACTGGACCAAGACGCTCCGCAAATCCCGCCTGGGCGTGCTGCTGCAACCGGACGTAGATTACGACGGCGAGCTGCTGGGCGCCGTACTCCCGCGCAGGGCGCCTGTGGCGTTGACTCCTGGGCGCGGATACATCGGGGTAGGCGGGCAGCTGGCGCTGATTCAGTCGATGAGCGCCGGGGGCTGA
- a CDS encoding serine/threonine-protein kinase, which translates to MKLAQTGEALGASYRFGERVGSGAVGEVWTVTSTDGSTFAAKVLRPEHADDPSLVERFVRERSVLLGLQYSHIVTVRDMVVEGARLAIVMDYVAGGSLRDAVKGVGPLRPVDAVNVAAEVFDALAFAHSRGVTHRDIKPDNVLLARPWPECGAGDVRVSDFGIADVVGERIRQTTGLIGTPQYMPPELISQGRSGPPGDVYSTGVLLYELLAGRTPFAGPGTDFSVAYRHVSSRPPRIPVDDAVWDILDGLLSKDPAQRPTAREAASMLRRLVPRLAGAAPIARAGAPEDFDDAERSATVVRGAFTDELLTAFASTSSADHAGEAPELGEAGSATIARPLPRREVRPQAEARLEEMDAAPFWRTRKALLLAGSAALLLAAMVTGFVVLAPTGQQEAPKAGGDQVSKQLQDAALPTGLTISRDASYEPSSGEIRLTVAYAAQKAPLSGEFLEVIPGVAEGEACPAVTWDGATVSRNQASITGVDVECGWKLSGLEIPAGGSVKVTAKVSVKTADQQAIDAWLRAGSEATTAATQDPAVKGTAYPVQRLKGVEVRTPARVVTPSPLKITLVPVWAGGADELNPLYVSPASGKPSQMLAAVGGGEKGVRFSDGCGGALAVDSAGLTVTALQITPQCTVRASVGNFTELQSPSFGITSRENS; encoded by the coding sequence ATGAAATTGGCACAGACGGGTGAGGCTCTGGGAGCGTCCTACCGCTTCGGTGAACGGGTGGGCTCCGGCGCCGTCGGCGAGGTCTGGACCGTCACTTCGACCGACGGCAGTACGTTCGCCGCCAAGGTCCTACGCCCTGAGCACGCCGACGATCCCTCGCTCGTGGAGCGTTTTGTCCGCGAGCGATCCGTCCTGCTTGGGCTGCAGTACTCCCACATCGTCACGGTGCGCGACATGGTGGTGGAAGGTGCGCGGTTGGCCATCGTCATGGACTACGTCGCGGGAGGTTCACTGCGTGACGCGGTGAAGGGCGTCGGCCCGCTGCGTCCCGTGGACGCGGTCAACGTCGCCGCCGAAGTGTTCGACGCACTGGCTTTCGCCCACTCGCGGGGTGTGACGCATCGCGACATTAAGCCGGACAATGTGCTCCTCGCCCGCCCCTGGCCCGAGTGCGGCGCCGGCGATGTACGGGTCTCCGACTTCGGCATCGCCGACGTCGTGGGCGAGAGGATCCGCCAGACGACAGGTCTCATCGGCACCCCGCAGTACATGCCGCCCGAGCTCATCAGCCAGGGCCGGTCCGGCCCGCCGGGCGATGTGTACTCAACGGGCGTCCTGCTCTACGAGCTCCTCGCCGGGCGCACTCCTTTCGCCGGGCCCGGGACCGACTTCAGCGTCGCTTACCGCCACGTTTCCTCGCGCCCGCCACGAATACCCGTGGACGACGCGGTATGGGACATACTCGACGGGCTGCTGTCCAAAGACCCCGCACAGCGCCCGACCGCGCGTGAGGCCGCGTCGATGCTCCGGCGTCTGGTGCCCCGCCTTGCCGGCGCCGCCCCGATCGCGCGTGCCGGGGCCCCGGAGGACTTCGACGACGCCGAACGCTCCGCCACGGTTGTCCGGGGCGCTTTCACGGACGAGTTGCTCACGGCTTTCGCGTCAACCTCGTCGGCTGACCACGCCGGGGAGGCGCCCGAGCTCGGAGAGGCAGGCAGCGCAACCATCGCCCGTCCGCTCCCGCGCCGCGAGGTGCGGCCCCAAGCGGAGGCCCGGCTCGAGGAAATGGATGCCGCCCCGTTCTGGCGCACTCGTAAAGCGCTTCTCCTCGCCGGCTCCGCGGCCCTTCTCCTTGCCGCGATGGTCACCGGGTTCGTCGTGCTCGCACCTACGGGCCAGCAAGAGGCGCCCAAGGCCGGTGGTGACCAGGTGTCCAAGCAGCTGCAGGACGCGGCCCTTCCGACCGGCCTGACGATCTCGCGGGATGCCTCCTACGAGCCGTCCTCCGGTGAGATCCGCTTGACTGTTGCTTATGCGGCGCAAAAGGCGCCGTTGTCCGGTGAATTCCTTGAGGTGATCCCGGGCGTGGCCGAGGGAGAAGCGTGCCCGGCGGTCACGTGGGACGGGGCTACGGTTAGCCGGAATCAGGCCTCGATCACCGGCGTGGACGTCGAGTGCGGCTGGAAGCTTTCGGGGTTGGAGATCCCGGCGGGAGGGTCCGTCAAGGTGACCGCGAAGGTGTCGGTCAAGACCGCGGACCAGCAGGCGATTGACGCGTGGCTGCGCGCCGGTTCCGAGGCGACGACGGCCGCGACGCAGGACCCCGCCGTCAAGGGCACCGCCTATCCAGTCCAGCGCCTAAAGGGCGTGGAGGTGCGAACTCCGGCGAGAGTCGTGACGCCCAGCCCGCTGAAGATCACACTGGTGCCAGTGTGGGCCGGCGGCGCCGACGAGCTGAACCCGCTCTACGTCAGTCCCGCGTCGGGCAAGCCCTCGCAGATGCTCGCCGCGGTGGGCGGCGGCGAGAAGGGGGTCCGGTTCTCCGACGGTTGCGGCGGGGCGCTGGCGGTGGACAGCGCGGGGCTCACCGTGACGGCATTGCAGATCACGCCCCAGTGCACCGTACGCGCCAGCGTCGGGAACTTCACCGAGCTGCAGTCCCCGAGTTTCGGGATCACGTCCCGCGAGAACTCGTAG